A single window of Solenopsis invicta isolate M01_SB chromosome 3, UNIL_Sinv_3.0, whole genome shotgun sequence DNA harbors:
- the LOC105199413 gene encoding glucose-induced degradation protein 8-A homolog yields MSFSEKGQDSISKEEWMSKLEESSYIQKMSMNNLIMNYLVTEGFKEAAEKFQQESGVGPTVELSSLDDRIRIRDAIQNGRIQEATDLVNQLHPELLDNDRYLYFHLQQLHLIELIRTGRVEEALQFAQDQLSEAGESDDNILCELERTLALLAFDEPHKSPFSDLLHPTHRQKIASELNAAILKMEHRESTSPRLNNLLKMILWAQDELDKKKVKYPKMTDLGSATIEDTK; encoded by the exons ATGAGTTTCTCAGAAAAAGGGCAAGACAGCATATCCAAGGAGGAATGGATGTCGAAGCTGGAGGAGAGCTCCTACATACAAAAGATGTCGATGAACAACCTAATCATGAATTATCTAGTCACAG AAGGATTCAAAGAGGCTGCTGAGAAGTTCCAGCAGGAGTCTGGGGTAGGTCCGACGGTAGAATTGAGTTCTCTAGATGACAGAATCCGTATTCGAGACGCCATACAAAACGGCCGTATCCAGGAGGCGACGGACTTGGTGAATCAGCTGCATCCTGAGCTGTTGGATAATGACAGATATCTCTACTTTCACCTGCAACAGTTGCACCTGATTGAACTGATACGTACAGGCAGAGTCGAGGAAGCACTCCAGTTCGCTCAGGATCAACTCAGTGAGGCTGGCGAGTCGGATGATAATATACTGTGTGAATTAGAGCGTACATTGGCACTGTTGGCATTTGACGAGCCGCACAAAAGCCCTTTCAGCGATCTTTTGCATCCAACACATAGACAGAAA ATTGCAAGTGAATTGAACGCCGCTATATTGAAAATGGAACATAGAGAATCTACCAGCCCTCGACTCAATAATCTGTTGAAGATGATATTGTGGGCTCAAGATGAGTTAGACaagaaaaaagtgaaatatcCGAAGATGACCGATCTAGGTAGTGCCACAATCGaggatacaaaataa
- the LOC105199416 gene encoding nucleoporin NUP35: protein MEPMTLGSPMHSPIQGPGSPGSSSYLPSFLLGDTNTPSKINIMSPQDNPRHLNITNASLMSPVSYGSPDYRSNRQKAVFGNTTTPTTPQISSKNHTGGPPTRGLFDTLEVPHVLTSPTSAAIPAIPITPANQSRLMTSALSSPLMFPDSSINLNTSESQSLLQWVTVFGFQPIDVNAVLSHISSRVRIMDKHPAPQLQSNWIHLKCASEQEAQKALMCNGSIVSGTIMIGVIPCTDEGVVLGCDKENRSKLNGSMRSLSMGRISETPFTSPTMRRRKLRALAAGYSQHFSPQTTQLPENVPQKSASLVSKAMEYMFGW, encoded by the exons ATGGAGCCAATGACTCTAGGTTCGCCGATGCACAGTCCTATTCAAGGCCCTGGTAGTCCAGGTAGTTCTTCGTATTTGCCAAGTTTCCTTTTGGGTGACACCAACACC CCCTCAAAGATCAATATAATGAGCCCTCAAGATAATCCACGCCATTTGAATATCACCAATGCCAGCCTGATGTCTCCGGTGTCCTATGGATCTCCAGATTATCGGTCTAATCGTCAGAAGGCGGTATTCGGAAACACTACAACCCCTACCACGCCGCAAATAAGTTCAAAAAATCATACCGGTGGGCCGCCAACGCGCGGACTGTTCGACACTCTGGAAGTCCCGCACGTGTTAACGTCGCCTACGTCAGCCGCAATTCCAGCTATCCCGATCACGCCTGCAAATCAATCTAGACTCATGACAAGCGCGTTAAGCAGTCCGCTGATGTTTCCCGACAGTTCGATAAATTTGAACACTAGCGAATCCCAAAGTTTGCTGCAATGGGTAACCGTTTTCGGCTTCCAGCCGATCGATGTCAACGCCGTTCTATCTCACATCTCCAGCAGAGTTCGCATAATGGATAAACATCCGGCTCCACAGCTCCAGAGCAACTGGATACACCTGAAGTGCGCGTCGGAGCAGGAGGCGCAAAAGGCTCTCATGTGCAATGGTAGTATTGTCTCGGGCACGATCATGATCGGCGTCATACCGTGTACGGACGAGGGCGTCGTCCTGGGCTGCGACAAGGAGAATCGTTCCAAGCTGAACGGAAGTATGAGATCGCTCTCGATGGGCAGAATCAGCGAAACCCCGTTCACATCGCCTACCATGAGACGACGGAAACTGAGAGCCTTAGCGGCAGGTTACAGTCAACACTTTAGCCCGCAGACCACGCAACTGCCGGAGAATGTTCCACAGAAGTCCGCCAGTTTAGTTTCAAAAGCAATGGAATACATGTTTGGTTGGTAG
- the LOC105199414 gene encoding WAS/WASL-interacting protein family member 3: MTHLGGTNRNRKSRIARMSVPPPPPPPQAGASAGPPVGDNRGLLLQSIRAGKTLKKTVTVDKSGPAISGRVKSESTSSLLSNSSSRTNSSSVMSSSSSSSSSNSSNGGPMSLGGLFAGGMPKLKPTGLRGNKTEKEGQSVNNSSFLHSSPGSSHSIKRGPPPVPPPAAQKPQIFSQGQSSTDSTTNTPEITPRGFARSTIVPKPSATLQKPSPPPKKLNLTSSTNVARAQSMRLPRSPPVLVPTPSSLHQSQDCLNEATTPQPVRPANRILRPPVTRPPSPPIPRAAMPVMRPPSPPAPPASRSHTLPVTAMRAAPPPPSRVTVTAPCIPPPPPPLPHRPAPTHQRLAPPPPPPPTPPTRSLSVRNGSGQAGSVDLEVRFAEMFHTSSSFPQPEPFRGFIKVYSSRNAAKQQAPAPPLQSSSTPNTLHSLNTSSGSKQWQHNATSLAY, translated from the exons ATGACACATCTCGGCGGAACGAACCGAAATCGTAAATC GAGGATAGCGAGAATGTCTgtgccaccgccgccaccgcctcCGCAGGCCGGCGCCTCCGCTGGCCCGCCGGTGGGCGATAACCGGGGCTTGTTGCTGCAGTCCATAAGGGCGGGCAAAACTCTGAAGAAGACTGTTACCGTAGATAAGAGCGGGCCTGCTATTTCTG GGAGAGTGAAAAGCGAATCGACGAGTTCTTTGTTAAGCAATAGCAGTAGTAGAACTAATAGTTCTAGTGTAAtgagtagcagcagcagcagcagcagcagtaatTCTAGTAATGGTGGGCCCATGTCACTGGGCGGTTTATTCGCGGGTGGTATGCCGAAATTGAAACCTACGGGACTGAGAGGGAACAAGACCGAGAAGGAGGGACAAAGTGTAAATAATTCTAGTTTTCTTCACTCGTCACCTGGATCGTCTCACAGTATAAAACGTGGCCCGCCCCCAGTTCCGCCGCCAGCCGCACAAAAACCGCAAATATTCAGTCAG GGGCAAAGTAGCACCGATTCCACGACGAACACTCCAGAGATTACGCCCAGGGGATTCGCGAGATCAACCATCGTGCCTAAACCATCTGCCACTCTGCAGAAACCGTCGCCGCCGCCTAAAAAGCTGAATTTGACGAGCAGTACGAACGTGGCGAGAGCGCAGAGCATGCGATTACCGCGATCGCCACCGGTGCTGGTGCCGACACCGTCATCTTTGCACCAGTCGCAGGATTGTTTGAACGAGGCCACCACGCCGCAGCCAGTGAGACCCGCGAATCGAATTCTCAGGCCTCCCGTGACGAGACCACCGTCACCACCGATTCCGCGAGCGGCCATGCCCGTTATGAGACCACCGTCACCGCCAGCACCGCCGGCCTCGCGGTCGCACACGCTGCCCGTGACCGCTATGAGagcggcgccgccgccgccgtcgagaGTTACGGTCACCGCGCCGTGTataccgccaccaccaccgccgcttcCGCATCGTCCTGCACCCACGCATCAGAGACTggcaccgccgccaccaccgccgccaacGCCTCCTACTAGGAGTCTGTCGGTGCGCAACGGCAGCGGCCAAGCGGGTTCCGTTGACCTGGAAGTGCGATTCGCCGAAATGTTTCACACCTCCTCATCTTTTCCACAGCCGGAACCCTTCAGGGGCTTCATCAAGGTTTATAGTAGCAGGAATG CAGCAAAGCAACAAGCACCAGCTCCACCTCTTCAATCGTCTTCTACTCCTAACACCCTGCATTCGTTAAATACCTCATCTGGGAGTAAACAGTGGCAACACAATGCGACCTCTTTGGCATATTGA
- the LOC105199417 gene encoding ATP-binding cassette sub-family F member 3 isoform X1, which yields MATCGEYIRSQFPTIDDDLYQYVQGILDSSKDDFEDGDEVYEAIGQVLHEVADKSENEVRQICANLLEILKGSSNDDEMDRRRNGVNKVLNAPVHLGSLAATLEAQVDQIKSIWVTTRDDVMKVDAKKLEKAEAKLQQKQEKRIVNEQGSASRVNTANHVAESAASASQMTSKKDSRMETKGGMNKTQDIRIENFDVAYGDRVLLHGADLTLAFGRRYGLIGRNGLGKTTLLRMISSKQLRIPSHVRVLHVEQEVAGDDTSALESVLECDQERSALLSQETKLQAAIEKDGSRDALGEELARVYEAMQLAEVDKAPARASAILSGLGFSVERQSWPTKSFSGGWRMRLALARALFSKPDLLLLDEPTNMLDIKAILWLEKYLQTWPKTLLVVSHDRKFLDTVPTDILYLRGQKIEAYRGNYEQFVKTKGERERNQQREYEAQQAKRAHVQEFIDRFRYNANRASSVQSKIKMLEKLPDLKPMEKESEVTLNFPDVEPLSPPILQLNEVSYSYNGTDIVFSNVNLTASLQSRICIVGENGAGKTTLLKIITGALSPTRGTVHVHRNLKFGYFSQHHVDQLDMRVCPVELLQMHFPGKPIEEYRRMLGSFGISGNLALQTINSLSGGQKSRVAFALMCAAMPNFLVLDEPTNHLDIESIEALGKALNNCQAGVILVSHDERLIQMVCTELWVCGEGSVRCIEEGFDEYRRIIEKELEL from the exons ATGGCGACCTGCGGCGAGTACATTCGCAGCCAATTTCCGACGATCGACGACGATCTGTATCAATACGTGCAAG GTATCCTGGACAGTTCCAAGGACGACTTCGAGGACGGCGACGAGGTGTACGAGGCGATCGGACAGGTGCTGCACGAGGTGGCGGACAAATCAGAAAACGAGGTTAG GCAAATATGCGCGAACCTGCTGGAAATACTGAAAGGTAGTTCGAACGACGACGAGATGGACAGGAGAAGAAACGGCGTTAACAAAGTATTAAACGCTCCAGTGCATCTGGGCTCGCTCGCTGCTACCTTAGAGGCACAAGTCGATCAGATTAAGAGTATATGGGTTACGACTAGAGACGACGTGATG AAAGTAGATGCCAAGAAACTGGAAAAGGCCGAGGCCAAGTTGCAACAGAAACAAGAAAAACGTATTGTAAATGAGCAGGGATCGGCTTCCCGTGTCAACACTGCCAATCACGTGGCTGAAAGCGCGGCCAGCGCTAGTCAAATGACGAGTAAGAAGGACAGTCGGATGGAAACGAAAGGTGGGATGAACAAAACCCAGGATATCAGAATAGAGAACTTCGATGTCGCTTATGGCGATAGAGTGTTATTGCACGGTGCTGACTTGACGCTTGCGTTTGGCAGACGATACGGTCTGATAGGTAGAAACGGTCTCGGCAAAACCACCTTGCTTCGAATGATATCAAG CAAGCAGCTGAGAATACCTTCGCACGTGCGAGTGTTACACGTCGAACAGGAGGTAGCCGGCGACGACACGTCTGCGCTCGAGTCCGTTCTAGAATGCGATCAGGAACGGAGCGCGTTGCTCAGTCAGGAGACGAAATTACAAGCGGCGATAGAGAAGGATGGCTCCAGGGACGCGTTAGGCGAGGAATTGGCTCGGGTGTACGAGGCAATGCAGTTAGCAGAAGTCGACAAGGCTCCTGCTAGAGcaagcgcgatcctctcgggaCTCGGATTCTCCGTTGAGAGACAGTCGTGGCCAACGAAATCATTCTCCGGCGGCTGGCGAATGAGGCTCGCTCTCGCGAGAGCATTATTCTCCAAGCCGGACCTGTTGCTGCTCGACGAGCCGACGAACATGCTCGATATCAAAGCCATACTATGGTTGGAAAAGTATCTGCAAACGTGGCCAAAAACGTTACTCGTAGTGTCGCACGATCGAAAGTTCTTAGATACG GTGCCCACTGACATCTTGTACTTGCGTGGACAAAAGATAGAGGCGTATCGCGGTAATTACGAACAATTCGTAAAAACGAAAGGCGAACGCGAGAGGAACCAGCAACGAGAGTACGAGGCTCAACAGGCAAAGAGAGCGCACGTACAGGAATTTATCGACAGATTCCGATACAATGCAAATCGCGCGTCTAGTGTACAAAGCAAGATAAAGATGTTAGAGAAATT ACCTGATTTAAAGCCAATGGAAAAGGAGAGCGAAGTGACCCTTAATTTCCCCGACGTCGAACCGCTAAGTCCGCCGATATTGCAGCTCAACGAAGTCTCGTACAGTTACAACGGAACTGACATAGTATTCAGCAATGTGAATCTTACTGCCAGCCTGCAATCGCGCATTTGCATCGTTGGAGAGAACGGTGCAGGTAAAACTACCCTCTTAAAAATTATCACGGGCGCGTTGAGTCCGACGAGGGGCACAGTACATGTACATAGAAATTTGAAGTTTGGATACTTCAGTCAACATCACGTTGATCAGCTGGATATGCGTGTTTGCCCCGTCGAATTGTTACAAATGCATTTTCCTG GTAAACCAATCGAAGAATATAGGCGAATGCTCGGAAGTTTTGGCATAAGCGGCAATCTAGCTCTGCAAACCATAAATTCCCTTTCGGGAGGACAAAAATCCAGGGTAGCGTTCGCCTTGATGTGCGCCGCAATGCCGAATTTCCTAGTGCTCGATGAGCCCACGAATCATCTCGATATTGAATCGATCGAAGCACTGGGTAAAGCTCTCAATAACTGCCAA GCTGGTGTAATATTAGTATCACACGACGAACGTTTAATCCAAATGGTTTGTACAGAATTATGGGTTTGCGGTGAAGGATCGGTTCGCTGTATCGAAGAAGGCTTCGACGAGTATCGTAGGATCATAGAAAAGGAGcttgaattataa
- the LOC105199417 gene encoding ATP-binding cassette sub-family F member 3 isoform X2 has product MDRRRNGVNKVLNAPVHLGSLAATLEAQVDQIKSIWVTTRDDVMKVDAKKLEKAEAKLQQKQEKRIVNEQGSASRVNTANHVAESAASASQMTSKKDSRMETKGGMNKTQDIRIENFDVAYGDRVLLHGADLTLAFGRRYGLIGRNGLGKTTLLRMISSKQLRIPSHVRVLHVEQEVAGDDTSALESVLECDQERSALLSQETKLQAAIEKDGSRDALGEELARVYEAMQLAEVDKAPARASAILSGLGFSVERQSWPTKSFSGGWRMRLALARALFSKPDLLLLDEPTNMLDIKAILWLEKYLQTWPKTLLVVSHDRKFLDTVPTDILYLRGQKIEAYRGNYEQFVKTKGERERNQQREYEAQQAKRAHVQEFIDRFRYNANRASSVQSKIKMLEKLPDLKPMEKESEVTLNFPDVEPLSPPILQLNEVSYSYNGTDIVFSNVNLTASLQSRICIVGENGAGKTTLLKIITGALSPTRGTVHVHRNLKFGYFSQHHVDQLDMRVCPVELLQMHFPGKPIEEYRRMLGSFGISGNLALQTINSLSGGQKSRVAFALMCAAMPNFLVLDEPTNHLDIESIEALGKALNNCQAGVILVSHDERLIQMVCTELWVCGEGSVRCIEEGFDEYRRIIEKELEL; this is encoded by the exons ATGGACAGGAGAAGAAACGGCGTTAACAAAGTATTAAACGCTCCAGTGCATCTGGGCTCGCTCGCTGCTACCTTAGAGGCACAAGTCGATCAGATTAAGAGTATATGGGTTACGACTAGAGACGACGTGATG AAAGTAGATGCCAAGAAACTGGAAAAGGCCGAGGCCAAGTTGCAACAGAAACAAGAAAAACGTATTGTAAATGAGCAGGGATCGGCTTCCCGTGTCAACACTGCCAATCACGTGGCTGAAAGCGCGGCCAGCGCTAGTCAAATGACGAGTAAGAAGGACAGTCGGATGGAAACGAAAGGTGGGATGAACAAAACCCAGGATATCAGAATAGAGAACTTCGATGTCGCTTATGGCGATAGAGTGTTATTGCACGGTGCTGACTTGACGCTTGCGTTTGGCAGACGATACGGTCTGATAGGTAGAAACGGTCTCGGCAAAACCACCTTGCTTCGAATGATATCAAG CAAGCAGCTGAGAATACCTTCGCACGTGCGAGTGTTACACGTCGAACAGGAGGTAGCCGGCGACGACACGTCTGCGCTCGAGTCCGTTCTAGAATGCGATCAGGAACGGAGCGCGTTGCTCAGTCAGGAGACGAAATTACAAGCGGCGATAGAGAAGGATGGCTCCAGGGACGCGTTAGGCGAGGAATTGGCTCGGGTGTACGAGGCAATGCAGTTAGCAGAAGTCGACAAGGCTCCTGCTAGAGcaagcgcgatcctctcgggaCTCGGATTCTCCGTTGAGAGACAGTCGTGGCCAACGAAATCATTCTCCGGCGGCTGGCGAATGAGGCTCGCTCTCGCGAGAGCATTATTCTCCAAGCCGGACCTGTTGCTGCTCGACGAGCCGACGAACATGCTCGATATCAAAGCCATACTATGGTTGGAAAAGTATCTGCAAACGTGGCCAAAAACGTTACTCGTAGTGTCGCACGATCGAAAGTTCTTAGATACG GTGCCCACTGACATCTTGTACTTGCGTGGACAAAAGATAGAGGCGTATCGCGGTAATTACGAACAATTCGTAAAAACGAAAGGCGAACGCGAGAGGAACCAGCAACGAGAGTACGAGGCTCAACAGGCAAAGAGAGCGCACGTACAGGAATTTATCGACAGATTCCGATACAATGCAAATCGCGCGTCTAGTGTACAAAGCAAGATAAAGATGTTAGAGAAATT ACCTGATTTAAAGCCAATGGAAAAGGAGAGCGAAGTGACCCTTAATTTCCCCGACGTCGAACCGCTAAGTCCGCCGATATTGCAGCTCAACGAAGTCTCGTACAGTTACAACGGAACTGACATAGTATTCAGCAATGTGAATCTTACTGCCAGCCTGCAATCGCGCATTTGCATCGTTGGAGAGAACGGTGCAGGTAAAACTACCCTCTTAAAAATTATCACGGGCGCGTTGAGTCCGACGAGGGGCACAGTACATGTACATAGAAATTTGAAGTTTGGATACTTCAGTCAACATCACGTTGATCAGCTGGATATGCGTGTTTGCCCCGTCGAATTGTTACAAATGCATTTTCCTG GTAAACCAATCGAAGAATATAGGCGAATGCTCGGAAGTTTTGGCATAAGCGGCAATCTAGCTCTGCAAACCATAAATTCCCTTTCGGGAGGACAAAAATCCAGGGTAGCGTTCGCCTTGATGTGCGCCGCAATGCCGAATTTCCTAGTGCTCGATGAGCCCACGAATCATCTCGATATTGAATCGATCGAAGCACTGGGTAAAGCTCTCAATAACTGCCAA GCTGGTGTAATATTAGTATCACACGACGAACGTTTAATCCAAATGGTTTGTACAGAATTATGGGTTTGCGGTGAAGGATCGGTTCGCTGTATCGAAGAAGGCTTCGACGAGTATCGTAGGATCATAGAAAAGGAGcttgaattataa
- the LOC105205920 gene encoding uncharacterized protein LOC105205920 → MDEHEILLLPPFSGASSKERARKKLWRSAVEIVASDDEDSDVDEHECAFFPAKRHCSQLSKTNEDPSDAEQHTSEKAETPANNVGNIDYDEIIYQIQIEEKLKLWQAFQEEEGSMDNSINEVLAYYRMMHPPDPLEEESVGSRFHLSYRGNDMEDTAVTMAIRNHGLVQSAELALQPHYCKCIGVDCSFSSKCMYELEDFPYGTVYSNVETGRCNALDADKVYECDQPEDFLERAVGEAIKKKGLSALSVDYG, encoded by the exons ATGGACGAGCACGAGATACTTCTTCTCCCGCCCTTTTCGGGCGCCAGCAGCAAGGAACGCGCCAGGAAGAAGCTCTGGCGTAGCGCGGTAGAGATAGTGGCGAGCGACGACGAGGATTCGGACGTGGACGAGCACGAGTGCGCGTTCTTCCCGGCCAAGCGGCACTGCTCGCAGTTGTCCAAGACCAACGAGGATCCTTCAGACGCG GAGCAGCACACGAGTGAAAAGGCGGAGACACCGGCCAATAACGTGGGAAATATCGATTACGACGAAATTATATACCAAATACAGATCGAGGAGAAACTCAAATTGTGGCAGGCTTTCCAAGAGGAGGAGGGATCAATGGACAATAGCATCAATGAAGTTTTGGCTTACTACAGAATGATGCATCCGCCTGATCCTCTCGAGGAGGAGTCCGTTGGCTCTAGGTTCCATTTGTCCTACAGAGGGAACGATATGGAGGACACGGCAGTGACGATGGCGATCCGCAATCACGGCTTAGTCCAGTCGGCCGAGCTCGCTCTTCAGCCACACTATTGTAAATGTATAGGTGTCGATTGTTCCTTTTCGTCTAAATGTATGTATGAACTGGAGGACTTTCCCTATGGGACGGTCTACAGCAATGTAGAAACGGGAAGATGCAATGCATTGGATGCGGACAAGGTATACGAGTGCGATCAGCCGGAGGACTTTCTGGAGCGCGCCGTGGGAGAAGCGATCAAAAAGAAAGGTCTAAGCGCCCTGAGTGTGGATTACGGTTGA
- the LOC105199419 gene encoding galactose mutarotase isoform X1, whose translation MCLFVRLVLFSCLGMSMATKRSIITTTWGSVDGQEIKKFTLRNEACQEVDVITYGAAVTAIRTPDKEGNVEDVVLGFDNIEGYLSPSNPYFGATLGRVGNRIGNATFVLDGVRYNVSKNIGEDSLHGGLRGWSFKVWNATIDDDHVVMTLVSPDGDEGYPGSVTATTSFELSDDGELCIEMTAETLKATPINMANHGYFNLAGHATNAEELYKHVFTLNADRWTVTDSGSIPTGEIRSVENSIMDLRNPTTLGDVIDNVPGGGYDYNFCLPEPYDSKIISFVAKVLHPVSGRYLEVYANQPGVQLYTSNSIPERNETGIMGKNGAQYFKHAAFCLETQNYPDAVNHENFPNSVIRPGDIYNHIVVYKFGVEN comes from the exons atgtgCCTCTTTGTACGTCTGGTCCTTTTTTCCTGTCTCGG CATGAGCATGGCGACAAAAAGATCCATTATAACTACAACGTGGGGTTCTGTGGATGGTCAAGAGATCAAGAAATTCACGTTGAGGAACGAAGCTTGTCAAGAGGTCGATGTCATAACGTACGGTGCGGCGGTGACTGCTATTAGGACGCCAGATAAAGAAGGAAATGTAGAAGACGTTGTGCTTGGCTTTGACAACATCGAAG GATATCTGTCACCGAGTAACCCGTATTTCGGTGCCACCCTTGGACGAGTCGGAAATCGCATCGGCAACGCAACCTTCGTCTTGGATGGCGTACGTTATAATGTATCAAAGAATATTGGTGAAGACAGCCTCCACGGCGGTTTACGCGGTTGGAGCTTCAAGGTATGGAACGCAACGATCGATGACGATCATGTGGTGATGACCCTGGTCAGTCCGGACGGCGACGAGGGCTATCCGGGATCAGTAACGGCGACGACCAGCTTTGAATTGAGCGACGACGGAGAGCTGTGCATAGAGATGACGGCCGAGACCCTAAAGGCAACGCCGATTAACATGGCGAATCACGGATACTTCAATCTCGCTGGTCAC gcTACAAATGCAGAAGAGCTGTATAAACATGTGTTCACATTGAACGCCGATCGTTGGACTGTCACCGACTCCGGGAGCATTCCTACCGGCGAGATTCGGTCGGTTGAGAACAGCATAATGGACCTCAGAAACCCGACGACACTAGGTGATGTCATCGACAATGTACCAGGTGGCGGTTACGACTATAACTTCTGCCTGCCGGAGCCGTACGATTCCAAGATAATCAGTTTCGTCGCCAAAGTTTTGCATCCAGTTTCGGGACGTTACTTAGAAGTGTACGCGAATCAACCGGGTGTGCAACTTTATACATCCAACTCTATTCCGGAGAGAAACGAAACTGGTATTATGGGCAAGAACGGAGCGCAATACTTCAAACACGCCGCTTTCTGTTTGGAAACGCAAAATTATCCCGATGCCGTAAATCACGAAAACTTTCCAAACAGCGTAATAAGACCGGGCGATATATATAATCACATTGTCGTATACAAATTTGGAGtagaaaattaa
- the LOC105199419 gene encoding galactose mutarotase isoform X2 translates to MSMATKRSIITTTWGSVDGQEIKKFTLRNEACQEVDVITYGAAVTAIRTPDKEGNVEDVVLGFDNIEGYLSPSNPYFGATLGRVGNRIGNATFVLDGVRYNVSKNIGEDSLHGGLRGWSFKVWNATIDDDHVVMTLVSPDGDEGYPGSVTATTSFELSDDGELCIEMTAETLKATPINMANHGYFNLAGHATNAEELYKHVFTLNADRWTVTDSGSIPTGEIRSVENSIMDLRNPTTLGDVIDNVPGGGYDYNFCLPEPYDSKIISFVAKVLHPVSGRYLEVYANQPGVQLYTSNSIPERNETGIMGKNGAQYFKHAAFCLETQNYPDAVNHENFPNSVIRPGDIYNHIVVYKFGVEN, encoded by the exons ATGAGCATGGCGACAAAAAGATCCATTATAACTACAACGTGGGGTTCTGTGGATGGTCAAGAGATCAAGAAATTCACGTTGAGGAACGAAGCTTGTCAAGAGGTCGATGTCATAACGTACGGTGCGGCGGTGACTGCTATTAGGACGCCAGATAAAGAAGGAAATGTAGAAGACGTTGTGCTTGGCTTTGACAACATCGAAG GATATCTGTCACCGAGTAACCCGTATTTCGGTGCCACCCTTGGACGAGTCGGAAATCGCATCGGCAACGCAACCTTCGTCTTGGATGGCGTACGTTATAATGTATCAAAGAATATTGGTGAAGACAGCCTCCACGGCGGTTTACGCGGTTGGAGCTTCAAGGTATGGAACGCAACGATCGATGACGATCATGTGGTGATGACCCTGGTCAGTCCGGACGGCGACGAGGGCTATCCGGGATCAGTAACGGCGACGACCAGCTTTGAATTGAGCGACGACGGAGAGCTGTGCATAGAGATGACGGCCGAGACCCTAAAGGCAACGCCGATTAACATGGCGAATCACGGATACTTCAATCTCGCTGGTCAC gcTACAAATGCAGAAGAGCTGTATAAACATGTGTTCACATTGAACGCCGATCGTTGGACTGTCACCGACTCCGGGAGCATTCCTACCGGCGAGATTCGGTCGGTTGAGAACAGCATAATGGACCTCAGAAACCCGACGACACTAGGTGATGTCATCGACAATGTACCAGGTGGCGGTTACGACTATAACTTCTGCCTGCCGGAGCCGTACGATTCCAAGATAATCAGTTTCGTCGCCAAAGTTTTGCATCCAGTTTCGGGACGTTACTTAGAAGTGTACGCGAATCAACCGGGTGTGCAACTTTATACATCCAACTCTATTCCGGAGAGAAACGAAACTGGTATTATGGGCAAGAACGGAGCGCAATACTTCAAACACGCCGCTTTCTGTTTGGAAACGCAAAATTATCCCGATGCCGTAAATCACGAAAACTTTCCAAACAGCGTAATAAGACCGGGCGATATATATAATCACATTGTCGTATACAAATTTGGAGtagaaaattaa